One genomic window of Dama dama isolate Ldn47 chromosome 7, ASM3311817v1, whole genome shotgun sequence includes the following:
- the FLOT1 gene encoding flotillin-1 isoform X1 — protein MFFTCGPNEAMVVSGFCRSPPVMVAGGRVFVLPCIQQIQRISLNTLTLNVKSEKVYTRHGVPISVTGIAQVKIQGQNKEMLAAACQMFLGKTEAEIAHIALETLEGHQRAIMAHMTVEEIYKDRQKFSEQVFKVASSDLVNMGISVVSYTLKDIHDDQDYLHSLGKARTAQVQKDARIGEAEAKRDAGIREAKAKQEKVSAQYLSEIEMAKAQRDYELKKAAYDIEVNTRRAQADLAYQLQVAKTKQQIEEQRVQVQVVERAQQVAVQEQEIARREKELEARVRKPAEAERYKLERLAEAEKSQLIMQAEAEAEAVRMRGEAEAFAIEARARAEAEQMAKKAEAFQLYQEAAQLDMLLEKLPQVAEEISGPLTSANKITLVSSGSGAMGAAKVTGEVLDILSRLPESVERLTGVSISQVNHKPLRTA, from the exons TGGTAGCTGGAGGCCGTGTCTTTGTCCTGCCCTGCATTCAGCAAATCCAGAG GATCTCACTCAACACACTGACCCTCAATGTCAAGAGTGAAAAGGTTTACACTCGCCATGGGGTCCCCATCTCAGTCACTGGCATTGCCCAG GTGAAGATCCAGGGCCAGAACAAGGAGATGCTGGCTGCCGCCTGCCAGATGTTCCTGGGGAAGACGGAGGCAGAGATCGCCCACATTGCGCTGGAGACACTGGAGGGCCACCAGAGGGCTATCATGGCCCACATGACCGTGGAG GAAATCTATAAGGACAGGCAGAAATTCTCAGAGCAGGTTTTCAAAGTGGCCTCCTCAGACCTGGTCAACATGGGCATCAGTGTGGTCAGCTACACCCTGAAGGACATTCACGATGATCAG GACTATTTGCACTCCTTGGGGAAGGCTCGAACAGCTCAGGTCCAAAAAGATGCTCGGATTGGGGAAGCAGAAGCCAAAAGAGACGCCGGGATCCGG GAGGCCAAAGccaagcaggaaaaggtgtctgCTCAGTACCTGAGCGAGATCGAAATGGCCAAGGCACAGAGGGACTACGAACTGAAGAAGGCCGCATATGACATCGAAGTCAACACGCGCCGAGCACAGGCTGACCTGGCTTATCAACTTCAG GTGGCCAAGACGAAACAGCAGATCGAGGAGCAGCGGGTGCAGGTGCAGGTGGTGGAGCGGGCCCAGCAGGTGGCAGTGCAGGAGCAGGAGATCGCCCGCCGGGAGAAGGAGCTGGAGGCCCGCGTGCGCAAGCCGGCGGAAGCGGAGCGCTACAAGCTGGAGCGCCTGGCCGAGGCAGAGAA GTCCCAGCTGATCATGCAGGCGGAGGCAGAAGCCGAGGCTGTGCGG ATGCGTGGGGAAGCCGAGGCCTTTGCCATAGAGGCCCGAGCCAGGGCCGAGGCTGAGCAGATGGCGAAGAAGGCAGAGGCATTCCAGCTGTACCAGGAGGCTGCTCAGCTGGACATGCTGCTGGAGAAGCTGCCCCAG GTGGCAGAGGAGATCAGTGGTCCTCTGACCTCAGCCAATAAGATCACACTGGTGTCCAGTGGAAGTGGGGCCATGGGGGCGGCCAAAGTGACCGGGGAAGTGCTGGACATCCTGAGCCGCCTGCCGGAGAGCGTCGAGAGACTCACAGGCGTCAGCATCTCCCAG GTGAACCACAAGCCTCTGCGAACAGCCTGA
- the FLOT1 gene encoding flotillin-1 isoform X2: MVAGGRVFVLPCIQQIQRISLNTLTLNVKSEKVYTRHGVPISVTGIAQVKIQGQNKEMLAAACQMFLGKTEAEIAHIALETLEGHQRAIMAHMTVEEIYKDRQKFSEQVFKVASSDLVNMGISVVSYTLKDIHDDQDYLHSLGKARTAQVQKDARIGEAEAKRDAGIREAKAKQEKVSAQYLSEIEMAKAQRDYELKKAAYDIEVNTRRAQADLAYQLQVAKTKQQIEEQRVQVQVVERAQQVAVQEQEIARREKELEARVRKPAEAERYKLERLAEAEKSQLIMQAEAEAEAVRMRGEAEAFAIEARARAEAEQMAKKAEAFQLYQEAAQLDMLLEKLPQVAEEISGPLTSANKITLVSSGSGAMGAAKVTGEVLDILSRLPESVERLTGVSISQVNHKPLRTA; the protein is encoded by the exons TGGTAGCTGGAGGCCGTGTCTTTGTCCTGCCCTGCATTCAGCAAATCCAGAG GATCTCACTCAACACACTGACCCTCAATGTCAAGAGTGAAAAGGTTTACACTCGCCATGGGGTCCCCATCTCAGTCACTGGCATTGCCCAG GTGAAGATCCAGGGCCAGAACAAGGAGATGCTGGCTGCCGCCTGCCAGATGTTCCTGGGGAAGACGGAGGCAGAGATCGCCCACATTGCGCTGGAGACACTGGAGGGCCACCAGAGGGCTATCATGGCCCACATGACCGTGGAG GAAATCTATAAGGACAGGCAGAAATTCTCAGAGCAGGTTTTCAAAGTGGCCTCCTCAGACCTGGTCAACATGGGCATCAGTGTGGTCAGCTACACCCTGAAGGACATTCACGATGATCAG GACTATTTGCACTCCTTGGGGAAGGCTCGAACAGCTCAGGTCCAAAAAGATGCTCGGATTGGGGAAGCAGAAGCCAAAAGAGACGCCGGGATCCGG GAGGCCAAAGccaagcaggaaaaggtgtctgCTCAGTACCTGAGCGAGATCGAAATGGCCAAGGCACAGAGGGACTACGAACTGAAGAAGGCCGCATATGACATCGAAGTCAACACGCGCCGAGCACAGGCTGACCTGGCTTATCAACTTCAG GTGGCCAAGACGAAACAGCAGATCGAGGAGCAGCGGGTGCAGGTGCAGGTGGTGGAGCGGGCCCAGCAGGTGGCAGTGCAGGAGCAGGAGATCGCCCGCCGGGAGAAGGAGCTGGAGGCCCGCGTGCGCAAGCCGGCGGAAGCGGAGCGCTACAAGCTGGAGCGCCTGGCCGAGGCAGAGAA GTCCCAGCTGATCATGCAGGCGGAGGCAGAAGCCGAGGCTGTGCGG ATGCGTGGGGAAGCCGAGGCCTTTGCCATAGAGGCCCGAGCCAGGGCCGAGGCTGAGCAGATGGCGAAGAAGGCAGAGGCATTCCAGCTGTACCAGGAGGCTGCTCAGCTGGACATGCTGCTGGAGAAGCTGCCCCAG GTGGCAGAGGAGATCAGTGGTCCTCTGACCTCAGCCAATAAGATCACACTGGTGTCCAGTGGAAGTGGGGCCATGGGGGCGGCCAAAGTGACCGGGGAAGTGCTGGACATCCTGAGCCGCCTGCCGGAGAGCGTCGAGAGACTCACAGGCGTCAGCATCTCCCAG GTGAACCACAAGCCTCTGCGAACAGCCTGA
- the FLOT1 gene encoding flotillin-1 isoform X3, giving the protein MLAAACQMFLGKTEAEIAHIALETLEGHQRAIMAHMTVEEIYKDRQKFSEQVFKVASSDLVNMGISVVSYTLKDIHDDQDYLHSLGKARTAQVQKDARIGEAEAKRDAGIREAKAKQEKVSAQYLSEIEMAKAQRDYELKKAAYDIEVNTRRAQADLAYQLQVAKTKQQIEEQRVQVQVVERAQQVAVQEQEIARREKELEARVRKPAEAERYKLERLAEAEKSQLIMQAEAEAEAVRMRGEAEAFAIEARARAEAEQMAKKAEAFQLYQEAAQLDMLLEKLPQVAEEISGPLTSANKITLVSSGSGAMGAAKVTGEVLDILSRLPESVERLTGVSISQVNHKPLRTA; this is encoded by the exons ATGCTGGCTGCCGCCTGCCAGATGTTCCTGGGGAAGACGGAGGCAGAGATCGCCCACATTGCGCTGGAGACACTGGAGGGCCACCAGAGGGCTATCATGGCCCACATGACCGTGGAG GAAATCTATAAGGACAGGCAGAAATTCTCAGAGCAGGTTTTCAAAGTGGCCTCCTCAGACCTGGTCAACATGGGCATCAGTGTGGTCAGCTACACCCTGAAGGACATTCACGATGATCAG GACTATTTGCACTCCTTGGGGAAGGCTCGAACAGCTCAGGTCCAAAAAGATGCTCGGATTGGGGAAGCAGAAGCCAAAAGAGACGCCGGGATCCGG GAGGCCAAAGccaagcaggaaaaggtgtctgCTCAGTACCTGAGCGAGATCGAAATGGCCAAGGCACAGAGGGACTACGAACTGAAGAAGGCCGCATATGACATCGAAGTCAACACGCGCCGAGCACAGGCTGACCTGGCTTATCAACTTCAG GTGGCCAAGACGAAACAGCAGATCGAGGAGCAGCGGGTGCAGGTGCAGGTGGTGGAGCGGGCCCAGCAGGTGGCAGTGCAGGAGCAGGAGATCGCCCGCCGGGAGAAGGAGCTGGAGGCCCGCGTGCGCAAGCCGGCGGAAGCGGAGCGCTACAAGCTGGAGCGCCTGGCCGAGGCAGAGAA GTCCCAGCTGATCATGCAGGCGGAGGCAGAAGCCGAGGCTGTGCGG ATGCGTGGGGAAGCCGAGGCCTTTGCCATAGAGGCCCGAGCCAGGGCCGAGGCTGAGCAGATGGCGAAGAAGGCAGAGGCATTCCAGCTGTACCAGGAGGCTGCTCAGCTGGACATGCTGCTGGAGAAGCTGCCCCAG GTGGCAGAGGAGATCAGTGGTCCTCTGACCTCAGCCAATAAGATCACACTGGTGTCCAGTGGAAGTGGGGCCATGGGGGCGGCCAAAGTGACCGGGGAAGTGCTGGACATCCTGAGCCGCCTGCCGGAGAGCGTCGAGAGACTCACAGGCGTCAGCATCTCCCAG GTGAACCACAAGCCTCTGCGAACAGCCTGA
- the TUBB gene encoding tubulin beta chain, producing MREIVHIQAGQCGNQIGAKFWEVISDEHGIDPTGTYHGDSDLQLDRISVYYNEATGGKYVPRAILVDLEPGTMDSVRSGPFGQIFRPDNFVFGQSGAGNNWAKGHYTEGAELVDSVLDVVRKEAESCDCLQGFQLTHSLGGGTGSGMGTLLISKIREEYPDRIMNTFSVVPSPKVSDTVVEPYNATLSVHQLVENTDETYCIDNEALYDICFRTLKLTTPTYGDLNHLVSATMSGVTTCLRFPGQLNADLRKLAVNMVPFPRLHFFMPGFAPLTSRGSQQYRALTVPELTQQVFDAKNMMAACDPRHGRYLTVAAVFRGRMSMKEVDEQMLNVQNKNSSYFVEWIPNNVKTAVCDIPPRGLKMAVTFIGNSTAIQELFKRISEQFTAMFRRKAFLHWYTGEGMDEMEFTEAESNMNDLVSEYQQYQDATAEEEEDFGEEAEEEA from the exons ATGAGGGAAATCGTGCACATCCAGGCCGGTCAGTGTGGCAATCAGATCGGTGCCAAG TTCTGGGAGGTGATCAGTGATGAACATGGCATCGACCCCACGGGCACCTATCATGGGGACAGCGACCTACAGCTGGACCGCATTTCCGTGTACTACAATGAAGCCACAG GTGGCAAATATGTTCCTCGTGCTATTTTGGTGGATCTAGAACCCGGAACCATGGACTCTGTTCGCTCAGGTCCTTTTGGTCAGATCTTCAGACCAGACAACTTTGTTTTTG GTCAGTCCGGGGCAGGCAACAACTGGGCCAAGGGCCACTATACAGAGGGGGCCGAGCTGGTTGACTCGGTCCTGGATGTGGTTCGGAAGGAGGCCGAGAGCTGTGACTGCCTGCAGGGCTTCCAGCTGACCCACTCGCTGGGTGGGGGCACTGGTTCCGGAATGGGCACCTTGCTCATCAGCAAGATCCGTGAAGAGTATCCTGACCGCATCATGAACACCTTCAGCGTGGTGCCCTCACCCAAAGTGTCCGACACTGTGGTTGAGCCCTACAACGCCACCCTCTCCGTCCATCAGCTGGTGGAGAACACTGATGAAACCTACTGCATTGACAACGAGGCCCTTTACGACATCTGTTTCCGCACCCTCAAGCTGACCACACCAACCTATGGAGACCTGAACCACCTCGTCTCGGCCACCATGAGCGGTGTCACCACCTGCCTCCGCTTCCCTGGCCAGCTCAATGCTGACCTCCGCAAGCTGGCAGTCAACATGGTGCCCTTCCCACGTCTCCACTTCTTCATGCCTGGCTTTGCCCCCCTAACCAGCCGTGGCAGCCAGCAGTATCGGGCCCTCACAGTGCCTGAGCTCACCCAGCAGGTCTTCGATGCCAAGAACATGATGGCTGCCTGTGACCCCCGCCATGGCCGGTACCTCACCGTGGCAGCTGTGTTCCGTGGGCGGATGTCCATGAAGGAGGTGGATGAGCAGATGCTCAACGTGCAGAACAAGAACAGCAGCTACTTCGTGGAATGGATCCCTAACAACGTCAAGACAGCTGTTTGCGACATCCCACCCCGTGGTCTCAAGATGGCAGTCACCTTCATTGGCAACAGCACAGCCATCCAGGAGCTGTTCAAGCGCATCTCGGAGCAGTTCACTGCCATGTTCCGCCGGAAGGCCTTCCTCCACTGGTACACAGGTGAGGGCATGGACGAGATGGAGTTCACCGAGGCAGAGAGCAACATGAACGACCTCGTCTCCGAGTACCAGCAGTACCAGGATGCCACcgcagaagaggaagaggatttcGGTGAGGAGGCCGAAGAGGAGGCCTAA